A part of Miscanthus floridulus cultivar M001 chromosome 6, ASM1932011v1, whole genome shotgun sequence genomic DNA contains:
- the LOC136456141 gene encoding rust resistance kinase Lr10-like: MAEEKFQVSIQPTVFSWKEDLLLFDLESIWSKSKTHPSHVRPAVLNQITKRPSQPVHNPLTSYLAFLHLKSLMANSCAAFLHPSAVWQALLVFISVAAVRATDAGGQGQCPPFSCGDLHNISYPFRRPGDPPECGVKAYELVCIHGKSTIRINTGTYFVTSINYTDSTFWVVDANLDMHSSCPLPRWDQLPYTYEGSYWTGGLHFHFDLGTDYTDNWACFINCSKSITNSSRYKPVNCLSANNSFVYVMVNGHYNGCIVRSLEPSCGYLAMIPFVDRGSWRTEYPFEYPLENANYTNIIEYVRKGFSVRFPEDYYSGWNASWIFKRCRNSSTSYFHEQLFGTSILNWTRAFFWSEFHFVQCVYSYYTPNHMFEWVVIVIVPAISVAKLYFVLCRLVLPALVVFTFLAYKYWKTRITIDAVEKFLQMQQMLGPIRFAYTDITAITNHFRDKLGQGGYGSVYKGVLLLGDVHVAIKMLGGSNCNGDEFISEVSTIGRIHHVNVVRLVGFCAEEMRRALVYEYMPNGSLDKYIFSAERSFSWDKLNEIALGIARGINYLHLGCDMQILHFDIKPHNILLDSNFVPKVADFGLAKLYPRDKSFVPASAMRGTIGYIAPEMVSRSFGAISSKSDVYSFGMLLLEMAGGRRNADQNAANSSRAYYPAWVYDRLAAQEVGEISVVADMHELERKLCIVGLRCIQMKPQDRPTMSEVIDMLECGTDGLQMPSRPFFCDDHMVDTDSYHFMSELNAIEEEDD, from the exons ATGGCTGAGGAGAAATTCCAAGTTTCCATACAGCCCACTGTTTTCTCGTGGAAAGAAGACCTGCTGTTATTTGACTTGGAAAGTATCTGGTCCAAGTCAAAAACACATCCCAGTCATGTCAGGCCTGCTGTTCTCAATCAAATAACTAAGCGTCCTTCTCAGCCTGTCCATAACCCATTAACATCCTATCTAGCATTCCTGCATCTAAAATCTCTCATGGCGAACTCGTGTGCAGCATTTCTTCATCCTTCTGCTGTCTGGCAAGCTTTACTTGTCTTTATTTCCGTGGCTGCAGTTCGGGCTACAGATGCTGGGGGCCAAGGTCAGTGTCCTCCTTTCTCCTGTGGTGATCTTCACAACATATCCTACCCTTTCCGTAGGCCAGGCGATCCACCTGAGTGCGGTGTAAAAGCATACGAGCTGGTCTGTATCCACGGCAAATCCACAATTCGCATCAACACGGGGACATATTTTGTCACCAGCATCAACTATACTGATTCGACCTTCTGGGTTGTGGACGCCAACTTGGATATGCACAGCAGTTGCCCTCTTCCTCGCTGGGACCAGCTTCCTTACACTTATGAGGGATCGTACTGGACAGGTGGTTTGCATTTCCATTTTGATTTAGGCACTGATTATACCGATAATTGGGCATGCTTCATTAATTGTTCAAAGTCAATAACAAATAGTAGCAGGTACAAGCCCGTCAATTGCCTGAGTGCGAACAATTCCTTTGTTTATGTCATGGTTAACGGTCATTACAATGGTTGTATAGTCAGATCTCTTGAACCTTCTTGTGGATACTTAGCCATGATCCCCTTTGTTGATAGAGGTAGCTGGCGTACGGAGTACCCGTTTGAGTACCCGTTAGAGAATGCCAATTATACAAATATCATAGAATATGTAAGGAAGGGATTTTCTGTTcgatttcctgaggattattattCAGGCTGGAATGCTTCTTGGATATTCAAAAGATGCCGAAATAGTTCAACCAG CTACTTCCATGAGCAATTATTTGGCACAAGCATCCTGAATTGGACCCGTGCTTTCTTCTGGAGTGAATTTCATTTCGTACAATGTGTATACTCATACTATACCCCAAATCATatgttcgagtgggttgtgatagTCATAGTGCCTGCTATAAGTGTGGCCAAGTTATATTTTG TATTATGCAGGCTTGTACTCCCAGCACTGGTAGTATTCACATTCCTTGCCTACAAGTACTGGAAAACAAGGATAACGATTGATGCAGTCGAGAAGTTCCTCCAGATGCAACAAATGCTTGGTCCGATTAGGTTTGCCTACACGGACATCACTGCAATCACTAACCATTTTAGAGACAAGCTAGGTCAAGGAGGATATGGATCCGTATACAAGGGTGTGCTACTCCTAGGCGATGTGCATGTAGCCATCAAGATGCTGGGAGGCTCCAACTGCAATGGGGACGAGTTCATCAGCGAGGTCTCCACCATCGGTAGGATCCACCACGTCAACGTGGTTCGTCTTGTGGGCTTCTGTGCAGAGGAAATGAGGAGGGCACTGGTCTATGAGTACATGCCCAATGGTTCTCTTGACAAGTACATATTCTCAGCTGAGAGAAGTTTCTCTTGGGATAAGCTCAATGAAATTGCTTTGGGCATTGCAAGGGGAATCAACTATTTGCATCTGGGTTGTGATATGCAGATCCTTCACTTTGACATCAAGCCACACAACATCCTTCTTGACAGCAATTTTGTTCCAAAAGTTGCAGACTTTGGCCTCGCCAAGTTGTACCCGAGAGACAAGAGCTTTGTGCCAGCGAGCGCCATGCGGGGAACTATTGGGTACATAGCTCCTGAAATGGTATCTCGTAGCTTTGGTGCCATATCAAGCAAATCTGATGTTTATAGCTTTGGTATGCTACTGCTGGAGATGGCTGGAGGGCGAAGGAATGCAGACCAAAATGCAGCCAACTCAAGTCGAGCATACTACCCTGCTTGGGTTTATGACCGTCTAGCCGCACAAGAAGTTGGTGAGATATCTGTTGTGGCGGACATGCATGAGTTGGAGAGGAAGTTGTGCATTGTTGGGCTACGGTGCATTCAGATGAAGCCGCAGGATCGTCCGACCATGAGTGAAGTTATAGATATGCTTGAGTGTGGCACTGATGGCCTGCAAATGCCTTCTAGGCCATTCTTCTGCGATGATCATATGGTTGATACAGATTCTTACCATTTCATGTCAGAGCTGAATGCaatcgaggaggaagatgattGA